In Oncorhynchus clarkii lewisi isolate Uvic-CL-2024 chromosome 16, UVic_Ocla_1.0, whole genome shotgun sequence, one genomic interval encodes:
- the LOC139368824 gene encoding proline-rich transmembrane protein 3 isoform X1, translated as MATASLLLTLTFLLFSLHPSTSQVIVSSSTSSSSLPDPVISTPLKPSFPSSRPRGQSDVPVNNRDWPTERAGGGQVGSDLGQVGEEMGTRTTDQNQPLSPSQKLNSGSTQSQSTSVEAWTGTMVTAEPSGVSSAKGPTALPLTKSSGDEQLTSRGRTSDGPIIPEDLDDWPATGSGSELVPTVIVKGESLVALTTLNEMPQFRSQAQTEFSRGLVSKMAEAQTTPMVSLTVQPRLSGLTIANRILSTQSPDRVTAVPVVTQPTFIGGVVTGNISDNATTPTDRPIAGQTPTVTSPLPRPITPASTNQQPNSVTPQGTTTLGVTTTTTTNKTATKAEPRSTSSSTTNQPKKATEPERTTTSTTKQSTKTGTTPLLITPTLQIVRGRYIPKNDSRLAQRNHSIAVGGSRLPPSSTPPPSPSSFPSPNGTSLLWDDLSRTLSFAWELHVYGSAGLFLLLLAGAALGLALSPSMHCPHRGALTLANALLLLVGAARATLFMIDPYGTRKILPRPAVTALYNLPLPLLVWTQAALALLAMKGTGVSLLPSALERPPLVAVLAVLQCTLLLAADLLSPALSPAVPVTLQSLSLCWGLALCLGYLCYIFPRLRHPTAQPPVLEEGRAVNAWPGRRRAGLVLGRVLAVCALLGVLCCSLHVHSTLWLYGMLGDWRRFCWGWWLVHFWARLLELAWAFSLLLLGSWVFWRPRGARDRGDGGAGEGRAGVDLPSPGQSSGSTHKHTCWAKIVQSLTGKPCGKSESNGVGGSVGGGAGELPNNWAGQERSGADISKSLIRNREAPPSQPRCVKDSNRGRNQRGRSAERGMSDGSTGSLLRLQPLGRPLQHSQSGSLEQEKESGVSLYDFDLRPPSPIDLGRSIDEALHREHLLHGGSLFQPLCAPSPTPSPGSAVSQGGPWLRRNSDPQISDSSEDRSARTEFSVPLGGSVLSSVPSRQVTAPPTPSNQGHRWAGDGGVSVPSSVSCPVSLRPSRTSTGHLGNEGGDDTRPFLTPDSETQSGRAGREDGKSYLEVNRQDDSASVSSEIINL; from the exons ATGGCCACTgcatccctcctcctcaccctcaccttcctcctcttctctctccatccctctacgaGCCAGGTGATTGTTAgctcctccacctcatcctctTCTCTTCCAGACCCTGTCATCAGTACACCCCTCAAACCCAGCTTTCCCTCCTCTCGTCCCAGAGGCCAGAGTGATGTGCCAGTCAACAACAGAGATTGGCCCACAGAGAGAGCAGGTGGGGGGCAGGTGGGCTCTGACCTGGGGCAGGTTGGGGAGGAAATGGGCACTAGAACTACAGACCAAAATcaacccctttccccctctcAGAAACTCAACAGTGGATCAACCCAAAGCCAGTCTACTTCTGTTGAGGCTTGGACAGGTACTATGGTAACCGCAGAGCCAAGTGGAGTTTCATCTGCAAAGGGACCAACGGCTCTCCCACTCACCAAATCCTCAGGTGATGAACAATTAACATCAAGGGGTAGGACTTCTGATGGACCAATCATACCAGAGGATTTGGATGACTGGCCGGCAACTGGATCAGGAAGTGAACTTGTCCCTACAGTGATTGTGAAGGGGGAGTCACTGGTTGCGTTGACTACACTAAATGAGATGCCACAGTTCCGGTCACAGGCTCAGACAGAGTTCAGCAGAGGTCTGGTGTCCAAGATGGCCGAAGCTCAGACTACCCCAATGGTCAGCCTCACTGTTCAACCCCGCCTCTCTGGGCTGACAATAGCCAATAGGATCCTCTCCACACAGTCACCTGACAGAGTGACAGCCGTACCTGTGGTGACACAGCCAACCTTCATTGGAGGAGTAGTTACAG GTAATATATCAGATAATGCCACTACGCCAACAGACAGACCAATAGCAGGACAGACCCCCACTGTGACATCACCGTTACCCAGACCCATCACCCCTGCATCCACCAATCAACAGCCAAATTCTGTGACGCCTCAAGGAACCACAACACTAGGAGTGACCACCACAACTACAACCAATAAGACGGCAACAAAAGCAGAACCCAGAAGTACTTCCTCAAGTACAACCAATCAACCGAAAAAGGCAACTGAACCAGAAAGAACTACAACAAGTACCACCAAACAGTCGAccaagacag GGACGACCCCCCTCCTCATCACTCCTACTCTACAGATTGTCAGAGGGCGGTACATCCCCAAAAATGACAGCCGCCTAGCACAGAGGAACCACTCCATCGCCGTGGGCGGCTCTCGCCTCCCCCcatcctccaccccccccccctctcccagctccttcccctcccccaacGGCACCTCTCTGCTGTGGGATGACCTGAGCAGGACGCTGTCCTTCGCCTGGGAGCTCCATGTCTACGGCTCTGCTGgcctcttcctgctcctcctggCTGGAGCCGCCCTGGGCCTGGCCCTATCCCCCAGCATGCACTGCCCTCACCGCGGTGCCCTGACTCTGGCTAATGCCCTCCTACTCCTGGTGGGCGCAGCAAGAGCAACCCTGTTCATGATTGACCCCTACGGAACAAGGAAGATTCTTCCCCGGCCTGCGGTGACTGCTCTCTATAACCTCCCTCTGCCGTTACTGGTGTGGACGCAGGCTGCCCTGGCACTGCTGGCCATGAAGGGGACAGGAGTGAGTCTGTTGCCCTCTGCTCTGGAGCGCCCTCCTCTGGTAGCTGTATTGGCTGTGTTACAGTGCACCCTGCTTCTGGCTGCTGACCTGCTCTCCCCAGCCCTGTCCCCAGCCGTGCCTGTCACCCTgcagtccctgtctctctgctggGGCCTGGCTCTCTGTCTGGGCTACCTGTGCTACATCTTCCCCCGCCTCCGCCATCCCACTGCCCAGCCACCtgtcctagaggaggggagggccgTTAACGCCTGGCCGGGGCGTAGGAGGGCAGGGTTGGTGCTGGGTCGTGTGCTGGCAGTGTGTGCCCTCCTGGGGGTGCTGTGCTGTAGCCTCCATGTCCACTCCACCCTGTGGCTATACGGGATGTTGGGGGACTGGAGGCGCTTCTGCTGGGGCTGGTGGCTGGTGCACTTCTGGGCCCGACTGTTGGAGCTGGCCTGGGCCTTTTCTCTCCTCCTATTGGGATCCTGGGTGTTCTGGAGGCCCCGGGGGGCCCGagacagaggagatggaggagcagGGGAGGGCAGGGCGGGAGTAGATCTCCCCTCCCCTGGACAGTCCTCTGGgtcgacacacaaacacacctgctgGGCCAAGATAGTCCAGAGCCTGACAGGAAAGCCCTGTGGGAAGTCAGAAAGTAATGGAGTGGGAGGATCAGTAGGAGGAGGGGCAGGGGAGCTGCCTAATAACTGGGCAGGGCAGGAACGCTCGGGGGCAGACATCAGTAAGAGCCTGATCAGAAACCGTGAGGCTCCACCCTCACAGCCGCGCTGTGTCAAGGACAGCAACCGAGGCCGCAACCAGAGGGGCAGGTCTGCAGAAAGGGGTATGTCTGACGGGTCCACAGGGTCACTGCTGCGGCTGCAGCCGTTAGGCCGGCCACTACAGCACTCTCAGAGCGGCAGCCTGGAGCAGGAGAAAGAGTCAGGGGTGTCTCTGTATGATTTTGACCTGCGACCCCCCTCCCCCATTGATCTGGGCCGCAGCATTGATGAGGCCCTGCACCGTGAGCACCTCCTCCATGGGGGCAGCTTGTTCCAGCCCCTGTGTGCCCCCTCACCCACTCCTTCACCAGGATCAGCTGTCAGCCAGGGGGGGCCCTGGCTCCGCAGGAACAGCGACCCCCAGATCTCTGACAGCAGCGAGGACCGCTCAGCCCGTACAGAGTTCTCTGTGCCACTGGGGGGTAGTGTGCTCAGCAGTGTTCCCAGCAGGCAGGTCACTGCTCCTCCCACGCCCTCTAACCAGGGGCATCGCTGGGCCGGGGATGGGGGGGTCAGTGTCCCTTCCTCAGTGTCCTGTCCCGTTTCCCTGCGCCCCTCTAGAACCTCCACGGGACATCTCGGGAACGAGGGAGGAGACGACACGAGGCCGTTCCTCACCCCAGACTCTGAGACACAGAGTGGGAGGGCAGGCAGGGAGGATGGGAAGAGCTACCTGGAGGTCAACAGGCAGGATGACTCTGCCAGCGTCAGCAGTGAGATTATTAACCTCTGA
- the LOC139368828 gene encoding cytosolic sulfotransferase 2-like — MELPPRPKLFDFHGVSMTNYFTDNWDNVQNFQARPDDILIATYPKAGTTWVSYILDLLYFGQTAPEHQRPIFEKVPFLELLIPLYPPGVEVLDNLTTSPRLIKTHLPVQLLPKSFWEKNCRIVYVARNAKDNAVSYFHFDRMNQAEPEPGVWNNFLQRFMDGKMVFGSWYDHVTGWWEKKQTHSKILYLFYEDMVEDTGRELDRLCSFLGLSPSAEEKERVKGGVQFDNMKKNSMANYSTNPVMDFKISPFMRKGKVGDWKNHFTVAQSEQFDEDYKKKMENTQLRFRTTI, encoded by the exons ATGGAGCTGCCACCTCGACCAAAACTCTTTGACTTCCATGGAGTCTCCATGACCAACTACTTCACTGACAACTGGGACAATGTACAGAACTTCCAGGCCAGACCAGATGACATTCTCATCGCTACCTACCCCAAAGCAG GAACCACATGGGTCTCCTACATTCTAGACCTGCTGTATTTTGGCCAGACAGCCCCTGAGCATCAGAGACCCATCTTTGAGAAAGTTCCTTTTCTGGAGTTGCTCATTCCTCTTTACCCTCCAG GAGTGGAGGTGCTGGACAACTTAACCACCTCTCCTCGCCTCATCAAGACTCACCTCCCAGTCCAGTTGCTGCCCAAGTCCTTCTGGGAGAAGAACTGCAGG atagTGTATGTGGCACGTAATGCCAAGGACAATGCAGTGTCTTATTTCCACTTTGACCGTATGAACCAGGCCGAGCCAGAGCCAGGAGTCTGGAACAACTTCTTACAGAGATTCATGGATGGAAAga TGGTGTTTGGTTCGTGGTACGACCATGTAACTGGCTGGTGGGAGAAGAAACAGACTCACTCCAAAATCCTCTACCTCTTCTATGAGGACATGGTTGAG GATACGGGGAGAGAGCTGGACAGGCTGTGCTCCTTCCTAGGTTTGTCTCCTTcagcagaggagaaggagagggtgaaaGGAGGAGTGCAGTTTGATAATATGAAGAAGAACAGCATGGCCAACTACTCCACCAACCCAGTCATGGACTTTAAGATATCCCCCTTTATGcgcaaag GAAAGGTTGGTGACTGGAAGAACCATTTCACTGTGGCCCAAAGTGAACAGTTTGATGAAGACTATAAGAAGAAGATGGAAAACACTCAGCTGCGGTTTCGCACAACAATTTAG
- the LOC139368824 gene encoding proline-rich transmembrane protein 3 isoform X2: MGTRTTDQNQPLSPSQKLNSGSTQSQSTSVEAWTGTMVTAEPSGVSSAKGPTALPLTKSSGDEQLTSRGRTSDGPIIPEDLDDWPATGSGSELVPTVIVKGESLVALTTLNEMPQFRSQAQTEFSRGLVSKMAEAQTTPMVSLTVQPRLSGLTIANRILSTQSPDRVTAVPVVTQPTFIGGVVTGNISDNATTPTDRPIAGQTPTVTSPLPRPITPASTNQQPNSVTPQGTTTLGVTTTTTTNKTATKAEPRSTSSSTTNQPKKATEPERTTTSTTKQSTKTGTTPLLITPTLQIVRGRYIPKNDSRLAQRNHSIAVGGSRLPPSSTPPPSPSSFPSPNGTSLLWDDLSRTLSFAWELHVYGSAGLFLLLLAGAALGLALSPSMHCPHRGALTLANALLLLVGAARATLFMIDPYGTRKILPRPAVTALYNLPLPLLVWTQAALALLAMKGTGVSLLPSALERPPLVAVLAVLQCTLLLAADLLSPALSPAVPVTLQSLSLCWGLALCLGYLCYIFPRLRHPTAQPPVLEEGRAVNAWPGRRRAGLVLGRVLAVCALLGVLCCSLHVHSTLWLYGMLGDWRRFCWGWWLVHFWARLLELAWAFSLLLLGSWVFWRPRGARDRGDGGAGEGRAGVDLPSPGQSSGSTHKHTCWAKIVQSLTGKPCGKSESNGVGGSVGGGAGELPNNWAGQERSGADISKSLIRNREAPPSQPRCVKDSNRGRNQRGRSAERGMSDGSTGSLLRLQPLGRPLQHSQSGSLEQEKESGVSLYDFDLRPPSPIDLGRSIDEALHREHLLHGGSLFQPLCAPSPTPSPGSAVSQGGPWLRRNSDPQISDSSEDRSARTEFSVPLGGSVLSSVPSRQVTAPPTPSNQGHRWAGDGGVSVPSSVSCPVSLRPSRTSTGHLGNEGGDDTRPFLTPDSETQSGRAGREDGKSYLEVNRQDDSASVSSEIINL; encoded by the exons ATGGGCACTAGAACTACAGACCAAAATcaacccctttccccctctcAGAAACTCAACAGTGGATCAACCCAAAGCCAGTCTACTTCTGTTGAGGCTTGGACAGGTACTATGGTAACCGCAGAGCCAAGTGGAGTTTCATCTGCAAAGGGACCAACGGCTCTCCCACTCACCAAATCCTCAGGTGATGAACAATTAACATCAAGGGGTAGGACTTCTGATGGACCAATCATACCAGAGGATTTGGATGACTGGCCGGCAACTGGATCAGGAAGTGAACTTGTCCCTACAGTGATTGTGAAGGGGGAGTCACTGGTTGCGTTGACTACACTAAATGAGATGCCACAGTTCCGGTCACAGGCTCAGACAGAGTTCAGCAGAGGTCTGGTGTCCAAGATGGCCGAAGCTCAGACTACCCCAATGGTCAGCCTCACTGTTCAACCCCGCCTCTCTGGGCTGACAATAGCCAATAGGATCCTCTCCACACAGTCACCTGACAGAGTGACAGCCGTACCTGTGGTGACACAGCCAACCTTCATTGGAGGAGTAGTTACAG GTAATATATCAGATAATGCCACTACGCCAACAGACAGACCAATAGCAGGACAGACCCCCACTGTGACATCACCGTTACCCAGACCCATCACCCCTGCATCCACCAATCAACAGCCAAATTCTGTGACGCCTCAAGGAACCACAACACTAGGAGTGACCACCACAACTACAACCAATAAGACGGCAACAAAAGCAGAACCCAGAAGTACTTCCTCAAGTACAACCAATCAACCGAAAAAGGCAACTGAACCAGAAAGAACTACAACAAGTACCACCAAACAGTCGAccaagacag GGACGACCCCCCTCCTCATCACTCCTACTCTACAGATTGTCAGAGGGCGGTACATCCCCAAAAATGACAGCCGCCTAGCACAGAGGAACCACTCCATCGCCGTGGGCGGCTCTCGCCTCCCCCcatcctccaccccccccccctctcccagctccttcccctcccccaacGGCACCTCTCTGCTGTGGGATGACCTGAGCAGGACGCTGTCCTTCGCCTGGGAGCTCCATGTCTACGGCTCTGCTGgcctcttcctgctcctcctggCTGGAGCCGCCCTGGGCCTGGCCCTATCCCCCAGCATGCACTGCCCTCACCGCGGTGCCCTGACTCTGGCTAATGCCCTCCTACTCCTGGTGGGCGCAGCAAGAGCAACCCTGTTCATGATTGACCCCTACGGAACAAGGAAGATTCTTCCCCGGCCTGCGGTGACTGCTCTCTATAACCTCCCTCTGCCGTTACTGGTGTGGACGCAGGCTGCCCTGGCACTGCTGGCCATGAAGGGGACAGGAGTGAGTCTGTTGCCCTCTGCTCTGGAGCGCCCTCCTCTGGTAGCTGTATTGGCTGTGTTACAGTGCACCCTGCTTCTGGCTGCTGACCTGCTCTCCCCAGCCCTGTCCCCAGCCGTGCCTGTCACCCTgcagtccctgtctctctgctggGGCCTGGCTCTCTGTCTGGGCTACCTGTGCTACATCTTCCCCCGCCTCCGCCATCCCACTGCCCAGCCACCtgtcctagaggaggggagggccgTTAACGCCTGGCCGGGGCGTAGGAGGGCAGGGTTGGTGCTGGGTCGTGTGCTGGCAGTGTGTGCCCTCCTGGGGGTGCTGTGCTGTAGCCTCCATGTCCACTCCACCCTGTGGCTATACGGGATGTTGGGGGACTGGAGGCGCTTCTGCTGGGGCTGGTGGCTGGTGCACTTCTGGGCCCGACTGTTGGAGCTGGCCTGGGCCTTTTCTCTCCTCCTATTGGGATCCTGGGTGTTCTGGAGGCCCCGGGGGGCCCGagacagaggagatggaggagcagGGGAGGGCAGGGCGGGAGTAGATCTCCCCTCCCCTGGACAGTCCTCTGGgtcgacacacaaacacacctgctgGGCCAAGATAGTCCAGAGCCTGACAGGAAAGCCCTGTGGGAAGTCAGAAAGTAATGGAGTGGGAGGATCAGTAGGAGGAGGGGCAGGGGAGCTGCCTAATAACTGGGCAGGGCAGGAACGCTCGGGGGCAGACATCAGTAAGAGCCTGATCAGAAACCGTGAGGCTCCACCCTCACAGCCGCGCTGTGTCAAGGACAGCAACCGAGGCCGCAACCAGAGGGGCAGGTCTGCAGAAAGGGGTATGTCTGACGGGTCCACAGGGTCACTGCTGCGGCTGCAGCCGTTAGGCCGGCCACTACAGCACTCTCAGAGCGGCAGCCTGGAGCAGGAGAAAGAGTCAGGGGTGTCTCTGTATGATTTTGACCTGCGACCCCCCTCCCCCATTGATCTGGGCCGCAGCATTGATGAGGCCCTGCACCGTGAGCACCTCCTCCATGGGGGCAGCTTGTTCCAGCCCCTGTGTGCCCCCTCACCCACTCCTTCACCAGGATCAGCTGTCAGCCAGGGGGGGCCCTGGCTCCGCAGGAACAGCGACCCCCAGATCTCTGACAGCAGCGAGGACCGCTCAGCCCGTACAGAGTTCTCTGTGCCACTGGGGGGTAGTGTGCTCAGCAGTGTTCCCAGCAGGCAGGTCACTGCTCCTCCCACGCCCTCTAACCAGGGGCATCGCTGGGCCGGGGATGGGGGGGTCAGTGTCCCTTCCTCAGTGTCCTGTCCCGTTTCCCTGCGCCCCTCTAGAACCTCCACGGGACATCTCGGGAACGAGGGAGGAGACGACACGAGGCCGTTCCTCACCCCAGACTCTGAGACACAGAGTGGGAGGGCAGGCAGGGAGGATGGGAAGAGCTACCTGGAGGTCAACAGGCAGGATGACTCTGCCAGCGTCAGCAGTGAGATTATTAACCTCTGA